Proteins encoded together in one Acetobacteroides hydrogenigenes window:
- a CDS encoding nucleoside phosphorylase yields MRVIEPSELLIKDDGSIYHLHLRPEQLADVVILVGDPGRVETVASFFGEIECKVSNREFYTITGKYNNKRVSVVSTGIGTDNIDIVVNELDALVNIDFATRTIKPEHKKLTLVRLGTSGAIQGDIPLGAHLLSAISVGFDGLLNFYGNRDSVCELELEDEFKHHVGWNPKLTSPYFVSSSKELLDLFAGFTIAGTTISAPGFYGPQGRVLRLPLADPNINEKIESFEHNGVKITNFEMESSALAGLAKLLGHDATTICTIIANRVNKTALANYSQAVNEMIEKTLKCLLP; encoded by the coding sequence ATGCGGGTAATTGAACCTTCAGAACTATTGATTAAAGATGATGGAAGTATTTACCATTTACACCTCCGTCCAGAACAACTTGCCGATGTTGTTATACTAGTAGGCGATCCTGGCCGAGTTGAGACTGTAGCCTCGTTTTTTGGTGAGATTGAATGTAAAGTCTCAAATAGAGAGTTTTATACCATTACAGGTAAGTACAATAACAAGAGAGTATCTGTAGTATCAACAGGTATTGGTACGGATAATATTGATATTGTAGTTAATGAACTTGATGCGCTGGTAAACATAGACTTCGCAACACGTACCATTAAACCAGAACATAAAAAGTTGACCTTGGTGAGACTAGGTACTTCGGGAGCTATTCAAGGGGATATTCCGTTGGGAGCCCATTTGTTATCGGCTATTTCTGTTGGTTTTGATGGGCTTTTGAACTTTTATGGCAATCGAGATTCGGTTTGTGAACTGGAACTTGAAGATGAATTTAAGCACCATGTTGGCTGGAACCCTAAACTTACAAGTCCCTATTTTGTTTCGTCTTCTAAAGAACTTTTAGACCTCTTTGCTGGTTTTACCATAGCAGGAACAACCATTTCGGCTCCTGGATTTTATGGTCCTCAAGGAAGGGTGCTTCGTTTGCCTCTTGCTGATCCGAATATCAACGAAAAAATAGAATCTTTCGAGCATAACGGAGTCAAAATAACAAATTTCGAAATGGAAAGCTCTGCGCTTGCAGGATTGGCTAAGTTGTTGGGACATGATGCTACTACAATTTGTACTATCATTGCCAATAGAGTAAATAAAACAGCTCTTGCCAATTATTCTCAGGCCGTAAACGAGATGATTGAAAAAACTCTTAAGTGCTTGCTACCGTAA
- a CDS encoding transglutaminase-like domain-containing protein: MNEEVKALIALIDDPSPDVFEAVSQRLFELGRDAIPSLEEFWAHSATERQQRLIENVLQRINDNLMGDEVQRWVDSRCSNIIEGAHLVALLLFPELQLADLKDQVEQMSKEVWLGISSNLTAFEKVKVINHVLYEKYHFSPDPLNLFAPHYFALNHVILTQKGNPLSLSLLYMAVGQQLGMPIYGISLPRNFILAYKDPYHGDDEGLPVSQRVLFYINPFNRGSVLSKKEIDYYLNQIKEAPQESYYLPCDNRTSIVKILENLKLVYEQAKNDVQVHRIEMILNKLA, from the coding sequence GTGAACGAGGAAGTAAAAGCGTTAATTGCTCTTATAGATGATCCCTCTCCGGATGTTTTCGAAGCGGTATCCCAGCGCTTGTTCGAATTGGGTCGAGATGCAATCCCTAGTCTCGAAGAATTCTGGGCGCATTCGGCTACAGAACGGCAACAACGGCTTATCGAAAACGTACTTCAGCGCATAAACGACAATTTGATGGGCGATGAGGTACAACGATGGGTTGATAGTAGATGCTCAAACATTATAGAGGGGGCTCATTTGGTCGCTCTGCTGCTTTTCCCTGAACTGCAGTTGGCTGACTTGAAGGATCAGGTTGAACAAATGTCGAAAGAGGTTTGGCTTGGGATTAGCAGCAATCTTACGGCTTTCGAAAAGGTGAAGGTTATCAACCATGTACTTTACGAGAAATATCATTTTTCGCCAGATCCATTAAATCTTTTTGCGCCACACTACTTTGCTTTAAACCATGTTATTCTTACCCAGAAGGGCAATCCACTAAGTTTGTCGCTGCTGTATATGGCTGTAGGACAACAACTGGGAATGCCTATTTACGGGATAAGCTTACCTCGTAACTTTATTTTGGCGTATAAAGACCCTTATCATGGAGATGATGAGGGTCTTCCTGTTTCTCAACGAGTGCTCTTTTACATAAACCCGTTTAATAGAGGGAGCGTTCTAAGCAAAAAGGAAATAGACTACTATTTGAATCAGATTAAGGAGGCACCTCAAGAATCATATTACTTGCCCTGCGACAATAGAACATCTATAGTTAAAATTCTAGAGAATTTGAAGCTGGTTTATGAACAAGCGAAAAATGATGTGCAGGTGCATCGAATTGAGATGATACTTAATAAGCTTGCTTAA
- a CDS encoding (2Fe-2S)-binding protein, protein MIICSCKGVTKKEILSAIKNGAQSITDIQIKTKASTGCGRCKNVIISMLEKEQTKIFNKNSQLRIKFD, encoded by the coding sequence ATGATTATTTGCAGCTGTAAAGGAGTAACAAAAAAAGAGATTCTTTCCGCCATTAAAAATGGAGCCCAATCAATTACTGACATTCAAATTAAAACCAAGGCATCCACGGGTTGCGGTAGATGTAAAAATGTAATTATTAGCATGCTAGAAAAAGAGCAAACCAAAATATTCAATAAAAACTCTCAACTAAGAATCAAATTTGATTAA
- the rpsF gene encoding 30S ribosomal protein S6, with protein MLNQYETVFILTPVLSDTQVKETVTKFKNVIAENGGEIVYEEDWGLKKLAYPINKKTTGFYYLIEFKANGETIDKLETQYRRDERVIRFLTFKLDKFAAEYAIKRRSNKSVEKKVEE; from the coding sequence ATGTTAAATCAGTACGAAACCGTTTTCATCCTAACTCCCGTTTTATCTGACACCCAGGTAAAGGAAACGGTAACCAAGTTTAAAAACGTGATCGCTGAAAATGGTGGCGAGATCGTTTACGAAGAAGATTGGGGCCTTAAGAAATTAGCTTACCCTATCAACAAGAAAACTACAGGTTTTTACTACCTTATTGAGTTTAAGGCCAATGGCGAAACCATTGATAAGTTAGAAACTCAGTATCGTCGTGACGAGCGCGTAATTCGCTTCTTAACTTTCAAATTGGATAAGTTTGCTGCTGAATACGCTATTAAGAGAAGAAGTAATAAATCTGTAGAAAAAAAAGTGGAGGAATAA
- the rpsR gene encoding 30S ribosomal protein S18: MAQGQSEIRYLNPPTVDVKKKKYCRFKKNGIKYVDYKDPEFLKKFLNEQGRILPRRITGTSLKFQRRVAQAVKRARHLALLPFVTDMLK; encoded by the coding sequence ATGGCTCAAGGACAAAGCGAAATCAGATATCTTAACCCACCTACAGTAGACGTTAAGAAGAAGAAGTACTGCCGTTTCAAAAAGAATGGCATTAAGTATGTAGACTATAAGGATCCAGAATTCCTTAAGAAATTCTTGAACGAGCAAGGTCGAATTCTTCCTCGCCGTATCACTGGAACTTCTCTTAAATTCCAACGTAGAGTTGCTCAAGCAGTTAAAAGAGCACGTCATCTTGCGCTGCTTCCATTTGTAACCGACATGTTGAAGTAA
- the rplI gene encoding 50S ribosomal protein L9 produces the protein MEIILKQDVENLGHKDDVVVVRDGYANNFLIPTGQAIVATPSAKKMHAENLKQRAHKEAKIKNDAIELGKKIEELTLTIGAKVSNTGKIFGSVNNIQIAEALEAEGFSIDRKMIAVSDVKEVGTYTADVKLHREVKVKVNFTVVAE, from the coding sequence ATGGAAATCATACTAAAGCAAGATGTAGAGAACCTTGGTCACAAGGATGATGTAGTAGTGGTTCGTGATGGTTATGCTAATAACTTCCTTATTCCTACTGGTCAAGCAATCGTTGCCACTCCTTCTGCAAAGAAGATGCACGCTGAAAACCTTAAGCAACGTGCTCACAAAGAGGCTAAGATTAAGAACGATGCTATTGAATTAGGTAAGAAAATCGAGGAGCTAACCCTTACTATTGGCGCTAAGGTTTCTAATACTGGTAAGATCTTTGGATCTGTTAATAACATACAGATTGCAGAAGCTCTTGAAGCCGAAGGTTTCAGCATCGATCGTAAGATGATTGCTGTTAGCGATGTTAAGGAGGTTGGCACTTATACTGCTGATGTTAAGCTTCATCGCGAAGTGAAAGTTAAAGTAAACTTTACTGTTGTTGCTGAATAA
- a CDS encoding helix-turn-helix domain-containing protein has translation MKEEVNQPLNLAFEYVNFTSKNIFLTGKAGTGKTTFLHDLKKESVKRMIVVAPTGVAAINAGGVTIHSFFQLAFGPHIPKDSEVDRGIEIPVLADNLPSYQKFSKEKINIIRSLDLLVIDEISMVRSDLLDGIDEVLRRYRNRYKPFGGVQLLMIGDLQQLSPVVKEDEWSLLNKYYETPFFFSSRALRQTELVSIELKHIYRQSDAIFIDILNKVRENHIDEAALTELNKRYIPNLERRDGDDYITLTTHNSQAHSINDAQLSKIGKESFKYRATITGNFPEYSYPTEQELELKVGAQVMFVKNDSSPEKLFYNGKIGVVSDIDDDGIWVQCSDDDSPINVLLARWDNTKYCLDPATDAIVEEVVGSFEQYPLKLAWAITIHKSQGLTFEKVVVDAKAAFASGQVYVALSRCKTLEGLVLSSPISSNNIKTDSVVKSFSQKVEKNVPTLLHLEQGKRDYQKQLLLELFMFDSIIRSLNYCRKLSTEHSDAINEVLRTSILGIISRFKGEVLDVSDKFRNQLVSLVAQNEGDVENNDVIKERVNKGCAYFAEKINEIALKGIESLSIDIDNKAVNKSFTDSIRRVEDEIRIKLQCLGALQSGFKVKIYLESRAKASIDKGVGKVERKKTESKLLANVVNPELYLALKSWRESKAEELDVPIYMVFPQKTLYDLLLKLPTKMADLKSIKGFGDKRLKQFGPEIIDIIADYCEDNGLAYEKSYQIEYSERKEKKQKTAEKVDTKKVSLDLFKEGLTIERIASERGLAVSTVEGHLSHFLVAGELDIYQIINSNKVDKIVDYFENQADQGLLDAKIALGDDCSYGEIRMVKAYLRSKYNL, from the coding sequence ATGAAAGAAGAAGTAAATCAGCCGCTTAATTTAGCATTCGAGTACGTTAACTTCACAAGTAAAAATATTTTCCTGACAGGTAAGGCTGGTACAGGTAAAACAACTTTTCTTCATGACTTGAAAAAAGAATCTGTGAAGCGCATGATTGTGGTTGCACCTACGGGCGTTGCGGCAATAAACGCTGGTGGAGTTACAATTCATTCTTTCTTTCAATTGGCATTTGGTCCTCATATTCCAAAAGATTCAGAGGTTGATAGAGGAATTGAAATACCTGTTCTGGCTGATAATTTACCTTCATATCAAAAATTTAGCAAGGAGAAGATCAACATCATTCGTAGCCTTGATTTGCTGGTTATTGATGAAATAAGCATGGTTCGATCAGATTTGCTGGATGGAATTGATGAGGTTTTACGTCGCTACCGAAACCGCTACAAGCCGTTTGGAGGTGTACAACTTTTAATGATTGGTGATCTGCAGCAGCTCTCTCCTGTGGTAAAAGAAGATGAATGGTCGTTGCTTAATAAGTACTACGAGACGCCATTCTTTTTTAGTAGTCGTGCGCTTAGGCAAACAGAGCTTGTCTCGATAGAACTAAAGCACATTTATAGGCAGAGTGATGCTATATTTATTGATATTCTTAATAAGGTACGCGAGAACCATATTGATGAAGCAGCTCTTACCGAACTGAATAAACGATATATCCCGAACTTGGAAAGGAGAGATGGCGATGACTACATAACACTTACAACTCATAATAGTCAAGCTCATTCCATCAATGATGCTCAGCTGTCTAAAATTGGAAAGGAGAGTTTTAAGTATAGGGCTACGATAACAGGTAATTTCCCGGAATATTCCTATCCTACAGAGCAGGAACTTGAACTTAAAGTTGGTGCTCAGGTAATGTTTGTAAAGAACGACTCCTCGCCAGAAAAACTATTTTATAATGGTAAAATTGGGGTTGTTTCTGATATTGATGATGATGGAATTTGGGTGCAATGCTCAGATGATGATAGTCCTATAAACGTATTACTTGCCCGTTGGGATAATACGAAGTATTGTCTAGATCCGGCAACAGATGCGATAGTAGAAGAGGTTGTGGGTAGTTTCGAGCAGTATCCGTTGAAACTTGCATGGGCAATTACTATCCATAAAAGCCAAGGCTTGACTTTTGAAAAGGTTGTCGTTGATGCAAAGGCGGCATTTGCCAGTGGACAGGTGTACGTTGCTCTTAGCCGCTGTAAAACGTTGGAAGGTTTGGTACTTAGTTCTCCAATTTCATCTAATAACATTAAAACCGACTCTGTTGTTAAGTCTTTCTCCCAAAAGGTGGAAAAGAATGTACCAACGCTTCTGCATCTTGAGCAGGGTAAACGAGACTATCAAAAACAGCTGCTGCTAGAGTTATTTATGTTTGATTCCATTATTCGTTCGCTAAACTATTGTCGAAAGTTGTCAACTGAGCATTCCGATGCAATAAATGAAGTGCTTAGGACATCGATTCTTGGTATTATTAGTAGGTTTAAAGGTGAGGTGCTAGATGTATCTGATAAATTTAGAAATCAGCTGGTCTCTTTAGTTGCGCAAAATGAGGGTGATGTAGAAAATAATGATGTAATTAAGGAAAGAGTAAATAAGGGGTGTGCTTACTTTGCTGAAAAGATAAATGAAATTGCTTTAAAAGGAATCGAAAGTTTGTCTATTGATATCGACAATAAGGCGGTGAATAAGTCCTTTACCGATTCGATACGTAGGGTAGAGGATGAAATAAGAATAAAGTTGCAATGTTTAGGGGCTTTACAATCGGGGTTTAAAGTAAAAATCTACTTAGAGTCTCGTGCAAAGGCGTCAATAGATAAAGGAGTCGGAAAGGTTGAACGAAAAAAGACAGAATCGAAATTGCTTGCGAATGTTGTCAATCCGGAACTTTATCTTGCACTTAAATCGTGGCGCGAAAGTAAAGCAGAGGAACTCGATGTGCCTATTTATATGGTTTTTCCGCAAAAGACCCTTTACGACCTGCTTCTTAAGTTGCCGACAAAAATGGCTGATCTAAAAAGCATAAAGGGATTTGGAGATAAAAGACTTAAGCAATTTGGGCCTGAAATAATTGATATCATTGCCGACTATTGTGAGGATAATGGGTTGGCATACGAGAAATCGTATCAAATTGAATATTCAGAAAGGAAGGAGAAAAAGCAAAAAACTGCTGAAAAGGTCGATACAAAGAAGGTTTCTCTTGACCTTTTTAAGGAAGGCTTGACAATAGAGCGGATTGCGAGTGAAAGAGGTTTGGCTGTGTCAACAGTAGAAGGGCATCTCTCTCATTTTTTAGTTGCTGGAGAATTAGATATTTATCAAATTATAAACTCTAACAAAGTAGATAAGATTGTTGACTACTTTGAAAACCAAGCAGATCAAGGTCTCTTAGATGCAAAGATTGCGCTAGGGGATGATTGCTCTTATGGCGAGATACGAATGGTAAAAGCGTACCTTAGAAGTAAATATAATCTGTAG
- a CDS encoding C40 family peptidase, with protein MHKRHVVRKADSTAIKKEKFILEKALTNVADTVVEGLISFSKQYLGTPYRYSGSTSSGFDCSGFVGHLFKSKGLELPRSSSAMAKVGESVEKGSLKPGDLVFFKGRGRRSGVGHVGMVVQANDSSVLMVHSSTSRGVVVEDITKSAYFKKRFIKAKRVMPDPSTSKN; from the coding sequence GTGCATAAGCGACATGTAGTTCGTAAGGCCGACTCTACTGCTATAAAGAAGGAAAAGTTCATCCTTGAAAAGGCGCTAACTAATGTTGCAGACACAGTTGTCGAAGGGCTTATTTCGTTTTCTAAACAGTACCTAGGAACGCCTTACCGCTATAGCGGATCAACCTCTTCCGGATTTGATTGTTCTGGATTCGTAGGCCATCTTTTTAAATCAAAAGGGTTAGAACTTCCTCGAAGTAGTTCTGCGATGGCAAAAGTTGGAGAATCAGTAGAAAAAGGTTCCTTAAAACCAGGCGATCTTGTTTTCTTTAAGGGCAGAGGAAGAAGAAGCGGTGTTGGACATGTTGGAATGGTGGTTCAAGCCAATGACAGTAGCGTGCTTATGGTCCATTCCTCTACTTCTCGAGGTGTAGTAGTTGAAGATATTACGAAGTCTGCTTACTTTAAAAAGCGCTTTATTAAAGCAAAGCGAGTAATGCCTGATCCCTCAACCTCAAAGAATTAA
- a CDS encoding GAF domain-containing protein has product MAEDILISDNATKEESYKELLPQIEALVSYEQDLTANLANIAAALKFGLNFFWVGFYRVADGELVLGPFQGPVACTRIAYNKGVCGVAYAQKKTIVVEDVDKFPGHIACSSLSKSEIVVPIIKGGEVALILDIDSEYLSSFDEIDERYLNELAKIIKEKL; this is encoded by the coding sequence ATGGCAGAGGATATTTTGATATCAGATAATGCAACAAAAGAGGAGAGCTACAAGGAACTTTTACCTCAAATAGAGGCTCTTGTTAGTTATGAGCAGGATCTTACAGCAAATCTTGCAAATATTGCCGCAGCCCTTAAGTTTGGCCTTAACTTTTTTTGGGTGGGGTTTTACAGGGTTGCTGATGGAGAACTTGTTTTAGGCCCTTTTCAGGGACCTGTTGCTTGTACTCGCATTGCTTATAATAAGGGCGTTTGCGGAGTTGCTTATGCGCAAAAGAAGACGATAGTGGTAGAGGATGTAGACAAATTTCCTGGACATATAGCTTGTAGCTCGCTATCTAAATCGGAAATTGTAGTGCCAATAATTAAAGGTGGGGAGGTGGCTCTTATTCTCGATATTGACAGTGAGTATCTTTCATCGTTCGATGAGATTGATGAAAGATACCTTAATGAGTTGGCCAAAATTATCAAGGAAAAGCTGTAG